A window of the Trichoderma asperellum chromosome 4, complete sequence genome harbors these coding sequences:
- a CDS encoding uncharacterized protein (EggNog:ENOG41): MTRRGGNSDGTFYFQAWHVNRVVSGESWVQNKGIADFVEQNLSPDAKKWLFVKACVPTKERPGLLVPVSICVKLRAAKVGQDPMDAKRALLQFRNKEYPSIARSYFVTRLRKSLDFFNAFSEGAESDSFLADFNVVKSSKQLKARIQAAMRALKREAWGDIVQGLSGSASPEPEFKAAKFIARRGQDPASNPHLLPATPLQNPLPLPDIVVTAAAATSVTARESEQSLRPRKASDASDHTVGSTDASGSDASSTCSVETTQSSVIVEEHSSEMHDGDAKESSSEPSMAPVEDEAVPTMTPDAEEAPNLSAADDTSTAAVETPVAETPDIVISADSSGASCLETMAEVADTIATSITSSSSVVATRRKMNCVLSRENTQTAYFIVQNSGNWFQYLMAGRAKNAQQLTPAFFQSPIILAATISSFEALKPDGMMQVYFMSQARERQEEAVGDKNSCVVRTHKGKKPVREWVVGSAKISTRALTMHLGKQLEKRKVRLLPAASPAVRRVDSVVGPNNRLIEMTIAPGIPQAVLVSTPHPVEDVREGDIVEEERDDGFVHIKTNIINRIVEEEVVASPVADANENTERKDKREKRVKKAEKKLRSKGKAPLVKNDKPKTNVKTSAKTKIRKKAEMDQKTNTDDSSARADVKTDIKVDANSVPPRKPSKVYTPPFSRKSWRDVEPQEPQVIYDVMSGYDFLQVDDVQVFSFSASSHDMMLRTTPAATRTAAAEESEGIGVWAPPVVGIFSWMWDHLSPGGWSSKATTTAH, translated from the exons ATGACCCGGAGAGGCGGAAACTCAGATGGAACTTTCTACTTTCAGGCCTGGCACGTCAACCGAGTTGTAAGCGGGGAGTCATGGGTTCAAAATAAGGGAATTGCCGACTTTGTCGAGCAAAACCTTAGCCCTGATGCGAAGAAATGGCTATTTGTCAAGGCCTGCGTGCCTACCAAGGAACGACCTGGCCTTCTTGTGCCTGTTTCT ATCTGCGTCAAACTCCGTGCTGCAAAGGTCGGACAAGACCCAATGGACGCGAAGCGTGCTCTTCTCCAATTCCGCAACAAAGAGTATCCGTCCATTGCCAGGAGCTATTTTGTAACTAGACTGCGAAAGTCTCTTGACTTCTTCAATGCCTTTTCCGAGGGCGCAGAGTCGGACTCTTTTCTGGCCGACTTTAATGTTGTCAAGTCTTCCAAGCAGTTGAAAGCGAGGATTCAAGCGGCGATGAGAGCCCTCAAGAGAGAAGCGTGGGGTGACATTGTGCAAGGATT GTCTGGCAGTGCCTCCCCTGAGCCAGAATTCAAGGCGGCCAAGTTCATCGCGAGGCGAGGTCAAG ACCCCGCCTCCAACCCCCACCTCCTGCCTGCCACACCGCTCCAGAATCCATTGCCTCTTCCGGATATTGTtgttactgctgctgctgctacttctGTTACTGCTCGGGAATCCGAGCAGAGTCTCCGCCCTAGAAAGGCCTCGGATGCCTCTGATCATACCGTTGGCTCCACTGATGCGTCTGGTTCTGACGCGAGCTCCACGTGCTCCGTCGAAACCACCCAATCTTCTGTCATTGTCGAAGAGCACTCCTCTGAGATGCATGACGGAGATGCAAAGGAGTCTTCTTCCGAGCCGTCCATGGCACCGGTGGAGGATGAAGCAGTACCCACAATGACCCCGGATGCCGAAGAGGCCCCCAATCTTAGTGCAGCCGACGATACAAGTACTGCCGCCGTTGAGACCCCAGTTGCTGAGACTCCCGATATCGTCATTAGTGCCGATTCGTCAGGAGCGTCATGCCTGGAGACCATGGCGGAAGTTGCCGACACTATAGCTACTAGTATTACTTCCTCGTCCAGCGTTGTGGCAACTCGAAGAAAGATGAACTGTGTTCTGTCTCGAGAGAATACACAGACAGCCTACTTCATCGTGCAGAATAGCGGCAATTGGTTTCAATATTTGATGGCTGGCCGTGCCAAGAATGCTCAACAACTGACACCTGCCTTTTTCCAATCGCCCATCATCCTCGCTGCGactatttcttctttcgaGGCCCTAAAGCCGGACGGGATGATGCAAGTATACTTTATGTCACAGGCTAGGGAGCGTCAGGAGGAAGCAGTTGGAGATAAGAATAGCTGCGTGGTTCGCACTCACAAGGGAAAGAAACCGGTACGGGAATGGGTTGTCGGATCCGCCAAGATCTCTACTCGTGCCCTCACAATGCATCTTGGGAAACAGCTCGAGAAGAGGAAGGTTAGACTTTTACCAGCGGCTTCGCCCGCGGTGCGCAGGGTCGACTCGGTCGTTGGTCCCAACAACCGACTGATAGAGATGACTATCGCGCCAGGCATTCCTCAGGCTGTGTTAGTCTCAACGCCCCATCCTGTCGAGGACGTCCGGGAGGGTGACATtgttgaggaggagagagatgATGGCTTTGTTCATATCAAGACCAACATCATCAACAGAATAGTAGAGGAGGAGGTAGTGGCCTCGCCGGTGGCTGATGCAAACGAAAACACCGAGAGGAAagataagagagagaagagagtgaagaaggctgagaaGAAATTGCGTTCCAAGGGCAAAGCCCCGCTCGTTAAGAACGATAAACCTAAGACGAACGTCAAGACGAGCGCCAAGACGAAGATTAGGAAGAAGGCCGAGATGGATCAAAAGACAAATACCGACGACTCGAGTGCGAGGGCAGATGTCAAGACTGACATCAAGGTCGATGCCAACAGCGTCCCGCCTCGCAAACCTTCCAAGGTATATACTCCTCCTTTCAGTCGCAAATCTTGGCGAGATGTGGAGCCTCAAGAGCCACAGGTCATCTACGACGTCATGAGCGGTTACGATTTTTTGCAAGTCGACGACGTTCAGGTCTTTTCGTTCTCGGCTTCCTCGCACGACATGATGCTGCGTACCACTCCCGCTGCCACACGCACCGCGGCGGCCGAAGAGAGCGAGGGCATTGGCGTTTGGGCGCCTCCTGTAGTCGGCATTTTCTCCTGGATGTGGGATCATTTGAGCCCGGGGGGTTGGTCTTCCAAGGCTACCACTACGGCGCACTGA
- a CDS encoding uncharacterized protein (EggNog:ENOG41) → MTQIVLSGLENWKRGEGLPGPWKNANIQLLERLVNANVKRRNRIFFATERMRNVKARQPENKQNLAMVHYPDEHDHYHAVQMANTADFFNSIALGQESLVRDFIIQDSEILNMPNEHGETPLIVAVRADKPAIVRDLLWNGAKVDALGCYCQEGQNTPALRTPLQVAAAEDKLHMIRILRENRADVFFTAPDGVNALQLATSNGHESITDHIRSAYISAIALVPEAQKETAKLKRGLEEILSIGETAKKFPVIPLPQRGNLNEKSPASTAATAITRDAIIEQAPSKATWSAIIKEMGTLRGVTYPLPPKWPEGSEVPHIDCPYCSEPLTRQQIKRAAWNRHVSEDILPYICFHEDCKTPDDLYRTSEELTKHFISEHGVPCWICDICTPDIEQEQCKIFETAQLWRDHLHYAHSQVILDTEFSMLAELNMQNMVPAVDCPLCDYATSEIKPNIDPHITRHIQQFSLRSLPWEARTEGDISKEPPTGKSSSARTSYFAKTNISSTSRETSPMMRKH, encoded by the exons ATGACTCAGATTGTCTTGTCTGGGCTTGAAAACTGGAAACGGGGGGAAGGGCTGCCCGGGCCTTGGAAAAACGCAAATATCCAGCTGCTTGAGCGACTCGTCAACGCGAATGTCAAAAGAAGGAATCGAATTTTTTTTGCAACAGAAAGAATGAGAAATGTAAAGGCCCGCCAGCCGGAGAACAAGCAGAACCTGGCTATGGTTCATTATCCTGATGAACATGACCATTACCATGCAGTTCAGATGGCAAACACTGCAGATTTCTTTAATTCTATTGCCCTTGGACAAGAAAGCCTGGTCAGAGACTTTATTATTCAAGATTCTGAGATTCTGAATATGCCAAATGAGCATGGAGAAACGCCTCTCATAGTTGCTGTCCGTGCTGATAAGCCGGCAATTGTCAGAGATCTCTTATGGAATGGAGCAAAAGTGGATGCTTTAGGATGCTACTGTCAAGAGGGCCAAAATACTCCAGCTTTACGAACGCCCCTTCAAGTTGCAGCTGCAGAGGATAAACTACACATGATTCGCATACTGCGTGAGAACCGCGCCGACGTCTTTTTTACTGCTCCAGATGGCGTTAATGCTCTTCAGTTGGCTACCAGCAACGGTCATGAAAGCATAACGGATCATATCCGAAGTGCATACATCAGCGCTATTGCCCTGGTACCAGAGGCTCAGAAGGAGACGGCAAAGCTTAAAAGAGGACTAGaagaaatattaagtataggAGAAACTGCAAAGAAGTTTCCGGTTATCCCTTTGCCGCAGCGAGGAAATCTAAACGAAAAATCCCCAGCATCTACGGCCGCTACTGCCATAACAAGAGATGCGATTATCGAGCAAGCGCCTTCTAAAGCTACTTGGAGCGCTATTATCAAAGAAATGGGTACCCTCCGCGGAGTAACTTATCCACTACCCCCTAAATGGCCAGAAGGCTCTGAGGTTCCGCACATCGACTGTCCGTATTGCTCGGAGCCACTGACCCGGCAACAGATAAAACGGGCGGCATGGAA TCGTCATGTTTCTGAGGATATTCTCCCGTACATTTGCTTTCATGAAGATTGCAAAACCCCAGATGACCTGTATCGGACTTCCGAAGAGCTCACCAAGCATTTTATCTCCGAGCATGGTGTGCCTTGTTGGATATGTGATATCTGTACGCCTGACATAGAACAAGAGCAATGTAAAATATTTGAAACTGCTCAGTTATGGAGAGATCATTTGCACTATGCTCATTCGCAAGTAATTTTAGATACCGAATTTTCTATGCTTGCGGAATTAAACATGCAAAACATGGTTCCAGCCGTTGATTGCCCCCTCTGCGACTATGCCACTTCAGAGATCAAGCCAAATATCGATCCGCACATTACTCGCCACATCCAACAGTTTTCTCTTAGGTCTTTGCCATGGGAAGCGCGAACCGAGGGGGATATCTCAAAAGAACCCCCAACGGGAAAAAGTTCCTCTGCAAGAACTAGTTACTTTGCAAAAACCAATATCTCGTCAACCTCCAGGGAAACGTCTccgatgatgaggaagcaTTGA
- a CDS encoding uncharacterized protein (EggNog:ENOG41~TransMembrane:12 (i40-58o83-100i112-130o142-163i172-193o205-227i278-302o314-331i338-361o367-388i400-420o432-451i)), whose product MEDEKLPKTIEDGVSSHFERAQDIDPAIEKRIVRKIDTRLMPFTVLIYLLCYMDRSNIGNAKILNADKGHDLLDSTHMTTKEYTIALMVFLVAYSLFEAPSNLAAKAFQPNYWLGFLVIGFGAFCTAIAGAKSFASTSALRFFLGAFEAGIFPGMVFFMSFWYKAEERATRIALFLCSATLAGAFGGAIAFGVGHLDGRAGLEGWRWLFIVEGVPSIALGILTFLFMPSYPEKASWLTEEEKAIQVLRLGVNSSHGDAKLNWEDAKATLKDVRLYVHYVTYLCIGVGVSSLSLFAPTIVAGLGYKDLQAQLFTIPPYVVAYVVTLVLAMISDRQRTRGLVAGGCFLFGTIAFIIQACLPGHLFAARYAMLCISTAGVFAGLPPLCAWISDNVRTTTAGSLATGLNIAFTGPGQIIGVWIYRAQDAPFYRLGHGINAGFLAVGTVLSFSLWWHYTRLNKKLVGTSEPRWVA is encoded by the exons ATGGAAGATGAAAAGCTACCAAAGACCATCGAAGATGGCGTCAGCTCTCACTTTGAGCGCGCTCAGGATATTGATCCAGCCATTGAAAAGAG AATCGTGCGCAAGATTGATACACGGCTAATGCCTTTTACCGTTTTGATCTACCTTCTCTGCTACATGGATAGATCCAACATTG GCAATGCGAAAATTCTAAACGCCGACAAAGGCCACGATTTACTCGATTCAACACACATGACTACTAAAGAGTATACCATTGCTCTCATGGTCTTTTTGGTGGCATATTCCTTATTCGAGGCACCGAGTAACCTCGCCGCAAAGGCTTTCCAGCCTAACTA TTGGCTAGGCTTCTTGGTTATCGGCTTCGGAGCCTTCTGCACAGCCATTGCCGGAGCGAAAAGCTTCGCCAGCACATCGGCGCTTCGGTTCTTCCTTGGTGCTTTCGAGGCCGGTATATTTCCTGGAATGGTCTTCTTCATGAGTTTCTGGTATAAGGCGGAAGAGCGGGCAACTCGAATTGCACTGTTTCTTTGCAGCGCCACACTGGCTGGTGCGTTTGGCGG TGCTATTGCATTTGGTGTTGGTCATTTAGATGGTAGAGCTGGATTAgaaggctggcgatggctaTTCATTGTCGAAGGCGTTCCCTCCA TTGCTCTGGGAATCTTGACATTCTTGTTTATGCCAAGTTATCCGGAAAAGGCCAGCTGGCTTactgaagaggaaaaggccatCCAAGTGCTACGCCTTGGCGTAAATTCGTCTCACGG TGACGCAAAGCTCAACTGGGAAGACGCAAAGGCGACCCTCAAGGATGTCAGGCTATATGTGCACTACGTAACATACTTGTGCATCGGAGTTGGCGTCTCGTCGCTGTCGCTCTTTGCCCCTACTATTGTCGCTGGTCTTGGATACAAGGACCTTCAGGCTcagctttttactattccCCCCTATGTGGTAGCTTATGTTGTTACTCTTGTCTTGGCCATGATATCTGATCGTCAGAGGACGAGAGGTCTCGTAGCTGGCGGGTGCTTCCTCTTTGGCAccattgcttttattattcaAG CTTGTTTACCGGGtcatctttttgctgctcgTTATGCAATGCTTTGCATTAGTACGGCCGGTGTCTTTGCCGGTCTGCCCCCACTATGCGCCTGGATTTCAGATAATGTGCGGACTACCACCGCAGGATCTCTAGCTACGGGACTCAACATTGCTTTTACGGGGCCTGGCCAGATTATAGGTGTTTGGATCTATCGCGCGCAAGATGCGCCTTTCTACCGCTTGGGCCATGGCATTAATGCCGGCTTTCTGGCTGTGGGTACTGTTTTGAGCTTTTCGTTGTGGTGGCATTATACGCGGTTGAATAAGAAGTTGGTTGGCACCAGTGAGCCTAGATGGGTGGCTTAA
- a CDS encoding uncharacterized protein (EggNog:ENOG41), giving the protein MWTYLGQFEILNLRQFRQDNCDEHNNNNKNTINMNVQDKIVIVTGGLSGLGAATVKLMRSLGASTAVFDLQLPKGAPGSAIELQGQKYFKVDVSKTEDVAAAVEGVVAWSKETKKPIAAVVCCAGFLGPAKILSKNGTPLALETFKKVVDISLTGTIDVIRQLVPHMSTQPADSDGSRGVIITVSSAAAFDGQEGQVSYSAAKGAIASMTLPLARDLSRWGIRAVCIAPGMFDTGMVEGMPGKARESLNKTLEFPARAGRPEEFAQMVRSVVENGMLNGTVVRLDGAARMPSRL; this is encoded by the exons ATGTGGACTTACCTCGGGCAATTTGAGATACTGAATTTAAGGCAATTCCGACAAGACAACTGTGATGagcacaacaacaacaacaagaacaCCATCAATATGAATGTCCAGGATAAAATTGTCATTGTTACAGGAGG CCTCTCTGGCCTCGGCGCAGCCACAGTCAAGCTGATGCGCAGCCTTGGTGCTTCGACAGCAGTGTTTGACTTGCAGCTTCCAAAAGGCGCGCCGGGCAGTGCAATTGAATTGCAAGGTCAGAAATATTTCAAAGTCGACGTCTCCAAGACGGAGGATGTTGCTGCGGCGGTGGAAGGCGTCGTTGCGTGGAGTAaagagacgaagaagccCATTGCTGCGGTAGTTTGCTGCGCTGGGTTTCTTGGTCCAGCAAAG ATTCTCTCAAAGAATGGTACCCCTCTAGCACTCGAAACCTTCAAAAAGGTCGTCGACATCAGCCTCACCGGCACAATCGACGTCATCCGCCAACTGGTGCCTCACATGTCAACGCAGCCCGCCGACAGCGACGGCTCCCGCGGCGTCATCATCACGGTCTCGTCGGCAGCCGCCTTTGACGGGCAAGAGGGCCAGGTGTCCTACAGCGCGGCCAAGGGCGCGATTGCGTCCATGACGCTGCCGCTTGCGAGGGATCTCTCGCGGTGGGGGATCCGGGCGGTGTGCATCGCGCCGGGGATGTTTGACACGGGCATGGTGGAGGGGATGCCGGGTAAGGCGAGGGAGAGTTTGAATAAGACGCTTGAGTTTCCGGCGAGGGCGGGGAGGCCGGAGGAGTTTGCGCAGATGGTGAGGAGTGTGGTTGAGAATGGGATGTTGAATGGGACGGTGGTGCGGTTGGATGGGGCGGCGAGGATGCCGAGTCGGTTGTAG
- a CDS encoding uncharacterized protein (EggNog:ENOG41) — protein sequence MSSRPGIVRRQSIALGRSGPRSKNGCSTCRLRRVRCDERRPTCGHCDRLKLECAFQPPRPRRSQQRPPSLDDSSASPRQDVDADVGSNMDTSRRFSMATDEVDESSSSFSGVTSYQTADALHSTQTTLSTSISGQFGASSASTNSNSLITDSMASYMTPTTEALDLGSASMPSGDLTGDLSQSPWSPSWFDRVPLPDSAFSFTSLGFTSALSPNFFNSDQSSGWPDVDGNNALTVSNVDNSPSIQSVARTTNDSQLVSVNGQGSTGQIGGTGYKPAFAFSPPLLSDSQQELLLRTFECAIQPPASLAGIHPLGWPKIKQYVLHMANGKHNSIEYGAVMHALAALSAMLFEPSRPAALAALGSRVSTCRDDFGLLSLRLHDVACVALKLSLSHAGWEERSSRALLVVIFLLAWFETAYDGNDQVHPSFPEDMAEQVIVNGRGWDTGSASLFQWLDSFDAKMSHMGGRHLLSDPALEIIRKPRPSVAGSATMEVSDNDALGNIDGMSPSTVSTGERGVNAATKARNSGSRLTTLLTDPPTIPKNVVCMGVFNILLQPAFEFHMASQAYSRRVGCHDRHHRSRGTPEDEMEVMKACMGFEEELEELWRRRPSILDLDASQLRLFVSENIARRLEQLFSVYIATFWAHFIYIHRVAYWTLQHTAIARKALKQTGNMMRRSVGQPIHQHAFDASIPRTASTAIHPGLMWVCFLFGCEVSDPVQQEWAVLQLRALGRLSGMTGQRPNSGFDSNEGDGLPIGGLDQKGAQTALKVARLLEVIIERQTKLGARVDGKYLSQEIFGCHFYII from the coding sequence ATGTCATCTCGACCCGGAATTGTTCGGCGTCAAAGCATCGCGCTCGGCCGCTCTGGTCCGCGGTCCAAAAACGGATGCTCAACATGCCGTCTTCGACGAGTTCGCTGTGATGAGAGGCGACCGACGTGTGGCCACTGTGATAGACTCAAGCTTGAATGCGCATTCCAGCCTCCTCGGCCACGACGCAGCCAACAGAGGCCGCCTTCGCTTGACGACAGTTCAGCCAGTCCTCGACaggatgttgatgctgatgttgGTTCCAACATGGACACATCGCGAAGATTCAGCATGGCGACGGACGAGGTGGATGAATCTTCGTCATCCTTCTCGGGAGTGACTTCGTATCAGACTGCAGATGCTCTTCACAGTACACAGACGACGCTGTCCACCAGTATTAGCGGCCAGTTTGGAGCTTCCTCTGCAAGCACAAATTCCAACTCACTCATCACCGACTCAATGGCCTCTTACATGACTCCCACAACGGAAGCACTCGATCTTGGCTCTGCGTCCATGCCTTCGGGGGATCTAACAGGGGACCTCTCACAGTCGCCTTGGAGTCCCAGTTGGTTTGATCGGGTTCCTCTCCCAGACTCTgctttttcctttacttcACTGGGATTTACTAGTGCTCTTAGCCCCAACTTCTTCAACTCTGATCAATCATCTGGCTGGCCTGATGTGGACGGGAATAACGCCTTGACAGTATCAAACGTGGACAACAGTCCAAGTATACAGAGCGTTGCTCGAACCACAAACGATTCTCAACTTGTTAGTGTAAACGGACAAGGAAGCACTGGACAAATAGGCGGCACAGGATACAAGCCGGCGTTTGCTTTTTCCCCACCACTCTTATCAGATTCCCaacaagagctgctgctgcgaacgTTTGAGTGCGCAATCCAGCCTCCAGCCTCGCTCGCCGGCATCCATCCGCTGGGCTGGCCCAAGATCAAGCAGTACGTGCTTCACATGGCCAATGGTAAGCACAATTCAATCGAATACGGAGCCGTCATGCATGCCCTTGCAGCTCTCAGTGCTATGCTGTTCGAGCCTAGCCGGCCTGCCGCTCTGGCTGCGTTGGGCAGTCGTGTGTCTACTTGCCGCGATGACTTTGGTCTCTTATCCCTAAGACTACACGACGTTGCCTGCGTGGCACTCAAACTGAGTCTTTCGCATGCTGGATGGGAGGAGCGAAGCAGCCGAGCGTTACTGGTCGTCATATTTTTGCTGGCTTGGTTTGAAACCGCCTATGACGGGAATGATCAGGTCCATCCCAGCTTCCCCGAAGATATGGCCGAGCAAGTTATTGTCAACGGTCGGGGCTGGGATACAGGCTCTGCTAGTCTCTTCCAGTGGCTTGATTCGTTCGACGCCAAGATGTCTCATATGGGCGGCCGCCATCTCTTATCAGATCCGGCCTTGGAAATTATAAGAAAGCCACGTCCAAGTGTTGCCGGCTCAGCTACCATGGAGGTATCAGACAACGATGCTCTCGGCAATATCGACGGCATGTCACCTAGTACTGTGTCTACAGGAGAAAGGGGCGTAAACGCCGCTACAAAGGCTCGTAATAGTGGCTCTAGACTGACTACGCTGCTGACCGACCCGCCCACAATACCTAAGAATGTAGTGTGTATGGGTGTTTTCAACATATTACTGCAGCCGGCCTTCGAATTTCATATGGCATCACAAGCATATTCGCGACGTGTTGGCTGCCACGATCGCCACCACCGCTCACGTGGGACTCCtgaagatgagatggaggtgATGAAAGCATGTATGGGCTTTGAAGAAGAGTTGGAGGAGCTCTGGCGACGTCGTCCCAGCATTCTTGATCTAGATGCTTCACAGCTGCGGCTTTTTGTCAGTGAGAATATTGCTCGCAGGCTGGAGCAGCTGTTCAGCGTCTATATTGCCACTTTTTGGGCACacttcatatatatacaccgTGTCGCCTATTGGACTTTGCAGCACACGGCCATTGCTCGCAAGGCTCTGAAACAAACAGGCAATATGATGCGCCGCAGTGTCGGCCAACCTATACATCAGCACGCTTTTGACGCGAGCATCCCACGCACAGCCTCTACTGCTATTCATCCAGGCTTAATGTGGGTATGCTTCTTATTTGGCTGTGAGGTGTCCGACCCCGTGCAGCAGGAATGGGCGGTGTTGCAGCTTCGAGCTCTCGGTCGGCTAAGTGGCATGACCGGTCAACGACCGAACTCCGGGTTTGATAGTAATGAGGGAGACGGGCTGCCTATCGGAGGACTGGACCAAAAGGGGGCGCAGACGGCTCTCAAAGTGGCGCGTCTTCTGGAAGTGATTATCGAACGCCAGACCAAGCTGGGCGCCCGTGTGGACGGCAAGTACTTGAGCCAGGAAATCTTTGGCTGCCATTTTTATATCATATAA
- a CDS encoding uncharacterized protein (EggNog:ENOG41) — protein sequence MANRKESRPGIKAMSSSAKANLSILHGPAQPVPIHKTFGNLLREQAKSQPSALLVASDHQQKSLSYAEADSRSDDLARGLAALGAKQGDRIAILMGNEIEYIETFFACTKLGAPVTLANYAYTEQELHSVLSSCGVSTLIMVPRFDRYDYRAWIPNLRKGIPSLKNIIVVNADKEPALVKLDYQDYEDVILRGRNNNTNFDLLALEANIHARDVMNLQFTSGSTGLPKASALTHSGIYNAGRYIGSTMYLQASDRICLPVPLFHSFGLIIGLAVATAHGASLILPASIFSVEATLACIPKYRCTGLYGVTTMFVAEMAHPRFHDFDLSSLRFAILSGSAVPEPLMRKVWSAFGITQTHTNWGLTEASSIVTMTRDTDSMAQRTVTSGRLFPGFSARIADPATGRTVPRGQRGEIALRGNGIQAGYYANPQRTAEAHRVSPEDGLEWFHTGDEGYFDPDGFFVITGRIKDMIIRGGENISPLEIEERLVAHPAVAQASVIGVPDAKYGEQICAFVEPTAGTERPLDDELRAWVAETLAHFKRPRYVIWLGSHAAFQTWPKTASGKLRKPDLRLIAAEIMKGDAVEVEVRVQEPVRARL from the coding sequence ATGGCAAACCGCAAAGAATCCCGCCCCGGCATCAAAGCCAtgtcctcctccgccaaagccaacctctccatcctccacggcccagcccagcccgtCCCCATCCACAAGACATTCGGCAATCTCCTCCGAGAACAAGCCAAATCCCAACCCTCAGCCCTGCTCGTCGCCTCAGACCACCAGCAGAAATCACTATCCTACGCCGAGGCAGATTCTCGCTCGGATGATCTCGCTCGGGGCCTGGCCGCCCTCGGCGCCAAACAAGGCGACCGCATAGCCATCCTCATGGGCAACGAAATCGAGTACATCGAAACCTTCTTCGCGTGCACCAAGCTCGGCGCGCCGGTAACCCTCGCAAACTACGCCTACACCGAGCAAGAGCTGCACTCGGTCCTCTCATCCTGCGGCGTCTCCACGCTGATCATGGTCCCCCGCTTCGACCGCTACGACTATCGCGCCTGGATCCCCAACCTCAGAAAGGGCATCCCTTCGCTCAAAaacatcatcgtcgtcaacgCAGACAAGGAACCCGCCCTCGTCAAGCTCGACTACCAAGACTACGAAGACGTCATCCTCCGCGGCCGCAACAACAACACAAACTTCgacctcctcgccctcgagGCAAACATCCACGCCAGAGACGTCATGAACCTCCAATTCACCAGCGGCTCGACCGGCCTCCCCAAAGCCTCCGCTCTCACCCACAGCGGCATCTACAACGCGGGCCGCTACATCGGCAGCACAATGTACCTCCAAGCCTCGGACCGCATCTGCCTCCCCGTGCCGCTCTTCCACAGCTTCGGCCTCATCATCGGCCTCGCCGTAGCCACGGCGCACGGAGCATCGCTCATCCTCcccgccagcatcttcagcgtCGAGGCCACGCTGGCCTGCATCCCCAAATACCGCTGCACGGGTCTCTACGGCGTGACGACCATGTTCGTCGCCGAAATGGCCCACCCTCGCTTCCACGACTTTGACCTGTCCAGCCTGCGCTTCGCCATCCTCTCCGGCTCCGCCGTTCCCGAGCCTCTCATGCGCAAGGTCTGGTCCGCCTTTGGCATCACGCAGACACACACAAACTGGGGCCTCACCGAAGCCTCCTCCATCGTCACCATGACGCGCGACACCGACTCCATGGCCCAGCGCACCGTCACCTCCGGCCGTCTCTTCCCCGGCTTCTCCGCCCGCATCGCCGACCCTGCCACCGGCCGAACCGTGCCCCGTGGCCAAAGAGGCGAAATCGCCCTCCGCGGCAACGGCATCCAGGCGGGCTACTACGCAAACCCGCAGCGCACCGCCGAAGCCCACCGCGTCTCGCCCGAAGACGGCCTCGAGTGGTTCCACACCGGCGACGAGGGCTACTTCGACCCGGAcggcttcttcgtcatcaccgGCCGCATCAAGGACATGATCATCCGCGGCGGCGAAAACATCTCCCCCCTGGAAATCGAAGAGCGCCTCGTCGCCCACCCGGCCGTCGCGCAGGCCTCCGTCATAGGCGTCCCCGACGCCAAATACGGCGAGCAGATCTGCGCCTTTGTCGAGCCCACGGCAGGCACAGAGCGGCCCTTGGACGATGAGCTGCGCGCGTGGGTTGCCGAGACGCTGGCGCACTTCAAGAGGCCGCGGTATGTTATCTGGCTGGGCTCGCATGCTGCTTTCCAGACGTGGCCGAAGACGGCGAGTGGCAAGTTGAGAAAGCCGGACCTGAGGCTCATTGCGGCGGAGATTATGAAAGGGGATGCGGTGGAGGTGGAAGTGCGAGTGCAGGAGCCTGTGAGGGCGAGGCTGTGA